From the Deinococcus radiopugnans ATCC 19172 genome, the window CATTGCCTGATCATGGTGAGTCTTGCTGCCCTTCTGTGGAACGTCGAAGGCACCCTACAGGGTGCCTGACCGCTGCCCGTCAGGGCCTACAGGGCGCTGCCCTGGAACTTCAGGGCAAACAGGTCCGTCTTGCCCGTCCCGCCGATCACTGTGGCTTTGCCTGTGGCCGGATCAATGCGGGCCAACGAATCGGGAGAAAAGAGGGTGGGCCGGACCGTGCCGTACAGTTGCCCAGCAGCGTTGAAGGCCAGATCGCCGCTGGAAAGGGTGCCCAGCGGACCGACAACAGTGGCCTGCCCCGTGGTCTTGTTGATTTTGTAGAACTGGCCCCCCGTGGAAGCGCCGTACAGGTTGCCCGCACCATCGGCGGTCAGCGCGTTGATGTCGCCTGTTCCCAGTGCGCCCACGGTGCTGACCGCGCCATTGCTCAGGCTGATGCGGACCAGAGTGCTGATGGTCACGCCATACAATTCGGTCCCGTCCAGTGCGACGTCCGTCAGAGACTGGCCGACCTTCAGATCGAACTTCTTCTCGTCTTGACCCATGCCGCTCAGGACAATGCTGTATAGCGCCTTGGCCGTGACGGCATAAGCGCGGGCGTCTCCAGGGGGCGGATTGCCGGGGCCGCCATTGTCTTCCTTGGGCGGCGTGGTGCCACCGCCTCCACAGGCGACGAGCAGGGCGGCACCAAGACCAGAGAGCAACAGCAGTTTTTGCATGGGCCATTGTGGCTGACGGGTGAACGCCACAGAGCTGCGGGGCTTCAGGAAACGTTGATCACGTTTGCCACAGCATCAAAGGCGGCTTTGACCCCAGGGTAATGTCGGGCACCGGGAACCGTCACCGCCCGCCGCTTTCCTCCCTAACGTGCTCAGGAGGGCGGCCAGAGCAGCGTGGAGGCTGGATTTTAATCCCAGCAGAAGGGTTGTGGCAAGTTTATGTGTTGAGCTG encodes:
- a CDS encoding DUF6923 family protein; this translates as MQKLLLLSGLGAALLVACGGGGTTPPKEDNGGPGNPPPGDARAYAVTAKALYSIVLSGMGQDEKKFDLKVGQSLTDVALDGTELYGVTISTLVRISLSNGAVSTVGALGTGDINALTADGAGNLYGASTGGQFYKINKTTGQATVVGPLGTLSSGDLAFNAAGQLYGTVRPTLFSPDSLARIDPATGKATVIGGTGKTDLFALKFQGSAL